In a single window of the Dehalococcoidales bacterium genome:
- a CDS encoding uroporphyrinogen decarboxylase family protein, whose product MPSSVPANWAQMTPEEKRQYRLNATLDTSGMKFPSPEAEKAFKARAKRMVDVYNVREPDRVPVVLPVGNLPLTMFGVNARTAMYDPEKAIEASAKFNAKYSEELEYTAMPWVTPGKVLELLDYRLYAWPGHGISENATGWQFIEGEYMTVDEYDDLIRDPSDFWIRTYLPRCYGILEPMRLFQPFTNITENVHIGQFAPIASPPVRAMLEKMLEVSKEYEKSQQIMMKAMGRGAAGISMGMGGVTFAKAPFDTLGDTLRGTTGIMKDMFRRPDKLLKALDVIADLTINTVLKSPGIERSLIITYPLHKGADGWMSQKQFDTFYWPSLKKVMNAFINEGLIQSLFAEGSFNTRLHCVDEFPKGSVVWYFDRTDMFEAKKVLGKKYCLQGNIPASLIVTGEPKDVKEYCRRLIQEVGKGGGFVLSSGSSPDNPKLENIRAIMEAVREYGFYKK is encoded by the coding sequence ATGCCATCTAGTGTACCAGCGAACTGGGCGCAAATGACGCCGGAAGAAAAACGCCAGTACCGGTTGAATGCCACCCTGGATACCTCCGGCATGAAATTCCCCAGCCCGGAAGCGGAAAAAGCTTTTAAAGCCCGGGCAAAGCGTATGGTGGACGTGTACAACGTAAGAGAACCGGACCGGGTCCCCGTGGTTCTGCCGGTAGGCAACCTGCCCCTCACCATGTTCGGCGTTAACGCCCGTACCGCCATGTATGACCCGGAAAAGGCCATCGAGGCTTCCGCCAAGTTCAACGCCAAGTACAGCGAGGAGCTGGAATACACCGCGATGCCCTGGGTCACACCGGGCAAGGTGCTGGAACTGCTGGATTATAGACTGTACGCCTGGCCGGGACACGGCATTTCTGAAAACGCCACCGGCTGGCAGTTCATTGAGGGAGAATACATGACGGTGGATGAGTATGACGACCTCATCCGCGACCCCTCCGATTTCTGGATCAGGACCTACCTGCCGCGCTGCTACGGCATCCTCGAACCGATGCGCCTGTTCCAGCCTTTCACCAACATCACCGAGAACGTGCATATCGGCCAATTTGCGCCTATCGCTTCACCGCCGGTACGGGCGATGCTGGAGAAAATGCTGGAGGTCAGCAAAGAATATGAGAAGTCACAGCAGATAATGATGAAAGCGATGGGACGGGGCGCGGCCGGGATAAGTATGGGAATGGGCGGGGTGACCTTCGCCAAAGCGCCGTTCGATACCCTGGGCGATACGCTGCGCGGCACCACCGGCATTATGAAAGACATGTTCCGCCGTCCGGACAAGCTGCTCAAAGCCCTGGACGTTATCGCCGACCTCACCATCAACACCGTATTGAAGTCGCCGGGCATCGAGCGTTCGCTGATAATCACCTACCCGCTGCATAAAGGCGCCGACGGCTGGATGTCCCAGAAGCAGTTCGATACATTCTACTGGCCGTCCCTGAAAAAGGTAATGAACGCCTTCATTAACGAGGGGCTTATCCAGAGCCTCTTCGCCGAGGGCAGCTTCAATACCCGCCTGCACTGCGTGGACGAGTTCCCCAAGGGCTCCGTGGTCTGGTACTTCGACCGCACGGATATGTTCGAGGCCAAGAAGGTGCTGGGAAAGAAATACTGCCTACAGGGCAATATACCGGCTTCTTTGATTGTCACCGGCGAGCCCAAGGACGTAAAAGAGTACTGCCGACGGCTTATCCAGGAAGTGGGCAAGGGCGGCGGTTTCGTTCTCTCCTCCGGCTCCTCCCCGGACAATCCCAAGCTGGAAAACATACGGGCCATCATGGAAGCCGTTAGGGAATACGGGTTTTATAAGAAATAG